A single genomic interval of Methylosinus sp. LW4 harbors:
- a CDS encoding efflux RND transporter periplasmic adaptor subunit, producing MLASTEGVGGPRPPERARLLDEERVSVLEQALWKRLDDAADLDAVLAAWLALQCGMISFAICGAIALRGHSGNRKIASWPEGVDAVSRLHSTIDLAVTQRRGVVSKPALDSGAPSPVAQIAYPIIIDDKILGAAAIEIQGDGSAQARLAARQLQWGVARVRERLRMDAAAESTQRLRRVTGVLDMLALALEEEGFAPACRACVTELASLHACERVSIGFAQESGVRVAAISHSAHFGKDLNLVRLLNGAMNEAVDQHAIVLYPSRPEDSTIVRAHGELAEAHGCAAILTTPMFAKDQFVGALTFERGKDRPFEQEEIAFLECLASALGPVLDIRRRDDRWLILKAWESLRAQAHDLVGPGHVGRKLAALALVASSLLLSLVTDVYRVSANAVIEGRVQRAIVAPFNGFIKDAHVRAGDEVRSGDLLATLDDREFALERLRWVTERQKKQYEFERAGGARNRADARVLGAEMQESEAQIKLADEQLARTKLQAPFDGLVVSGDLSQSIGAAVQRGQLLFEIAPLDDWRVVLDVDESQVNEIVNGAGGELLIAALPNETFPLTVEKITPVAKADEGANTFRIEAALRASSPKLRPGMKGVGKVDAGRRRIGWIWTRSLVDWLKVWSWRWLA from the coding sequence ATGCTCGCGAGCACAGAGGGGGTCGGCGGCCCGCGGCCCCCTGAAAGAGCGCGGCTGCTCGACGAGGAGCGCGTCTCCGTCCTCGAGCAGGCGCTCTGGAAGCGCCTGGACGACGCCGCCGATCTCGACGCTGTTCTCGCCGCATGGCTGGCGCTGCAATGCGGAATGATCTCCTTTGCGATCTGCGGCGCGATCGCTCTGCGGGGCCATAGCGGCAATCGAAAAATCGCCTCATGGCCGGAAGGCGTCGACGCCGTCTCGCGCCTTCATTCGACGATCGACCTCGCTGTCACGCAGCGGCGCGGCGTGGTGAGCAAGCCCGCCCTCGACTCCGGCGCGCCATCGCCGGTCGCGCAAATCGCCTATCCCATCATCATCGACGACAAAATTCTCGGCGCCGCGGCCATCGAGATTCAAGGCGATGGCTCGGCGCAAGCGCGGCTCGCGGCGCGGCAGCTGCAATGGGGCGTCGCGCGGGTCCGCGAGCGTCTGCGCATGGACGCCGCCGCCGAATCGACGCAGCGTCTGCGCCGCGTGACCGGCGTTCTCGACATGCTCGCCTTGGCGCTCGAGGAGGAGGGCTTCGCGCCCGCCTGTCGCGCCTGCGTCACCGAGCTCGCGTCGCTCCATGCCTGCGAGCGCGTGAGCATCGGCTTCGCGCAAGAATCGGGCGTGCGCGTCGCCGCGATCTCCCACAGCGCGCATTTCGGAAAAGACCTCAATCTCGTTCGGCTCTTGAACGGCGCGATGAATGAGGCGGTCGATCAGCACGCAATCGTCCTCTATCCGTCGCGCCCGGAAGATTCGACGATCGTCCGCGCGCATGGCGAATTGGCCGAGGCGCATGGCTGCGCCGCCATTCTGACGACGCCCATGTTCGCTAAGGATCAGTTTGTCGGGGCCTTGACCTTCGAGCGCGGCAAGGACCGGCCGTTCGAGCAGGAGGAGATCGCGTTTCTCGAATGTCTCGCCTCCGCTCTCGGTCCCGTGCTCGACATTCGCCGCCGCGATGATCGCTGGCTGATCCTCAAGGCGTGGGAGTCGCTTCGCGCGCAGGCGCATGATCTCGTCGGGCCGGGCCATGTCGGACGCAAGCTCGCAGCGCTCGCGCTGGTTGCCTCGAGCCTGCTGCTCTCTCTCGTGACCGACGTCTATCGCGTGAGCGCCAACGCCGTGATCGAGGGCCGGGTACAGCGCGCGATCGTCGCGCCATTCAACGGATTCATCAAGGACGCGCATGTGCGCGCCGGCGACGAGGTGCGCAGCGGAGATCTGCTGGCGACTCTCGACGATCGTGAATTCGCGCTCGAGCGCTTGCGCTGGGTCACGGAGAGACAGAAGAAGCAATATGAGTTCGAGCGCGCCGGCGGCGCGCGCAATCGCGCCGACGCGCGCGTGCTCGGCGCCGAGATGCAGGAGTCGGAGGCGCAGATCAAGCTCGCGGACGAGCAGCTCGCGCGAACGAAATTGCAGGCGCCTTTCGACGGCCTCGTCGTCTCCGGCGATCTCAGCCAGTCCATCGGCGCCGCCGTCCAGCGCGGGCAGCTCCTGTTCGAGATTGCGCCGCTCGACGATTGGCGGGTCGTTTTGGATGTCGACGAATCGCAGGTCAATGAGATTGTGAACGGAGCGGGCGGCGAATTGCTGATCGCCGCGCTCCCGAACGAGACCTTCCCGCTCACGGTTGAAAAAATCACGCCTGTGGCGAAGGCCGATGAAGGCGCGAATACGTTCCGCATCGAGGCCGCGCTGCGGGCGAGCTCGCCGAAGCTGCGGCCCGGCATGAAA